In Paracoccus jeotgali, the following are encoded in one genomic region:
- the ptsP gene encoding phosphoenolpyruvate--protein phosphotransferase, which produces MPHRKDSDSRKLLRRLRDILAAPGASQDRLDQITRHIADSMGAEVCSVYLFRDPETLELCATQGLRPDAVHKTRLRLGEGLVGRVARSGRPVNTANAPAERGFRFMPETGEEVFSSFLGVPIQRVGEKVGVLVVQSREARQFTEDDVYGLEVVAMVLAEMAELGAFLGNADDRMPLAHRFPGLFRGTGAQEGAAEGRVWLHESRVVISNPVGDDPERERARLNEGVALLREKVDRMLSDSDVDAAGDHVEVLEAYRLFAHSRSWLKRMEEDIDLGLSAEAAVEKEQSQARARLEKAADPYLRDRLHDLDDLSNRLLRILTGQGKDTGAEMPENPILVARNIGPADLLDYGRKLKGVVLEEGSVGSHATIVARALAIPLVVHAARITTEALNGDAILIDGDAGIVHLRPEESVANAFRDKIAMQAEAQKRYAGLRDLPAITRCGTLMSLSMNAGLMADLPSMESSGAEGVGLFRTELQFLTRPNVPRRSELAALYTGVMDAAKGRPVVFRTLDIGSDKVLPYMKPQDEPNPAMGWRAIRVGLDKRGILRMQLQALIRAAVGRPLHIMFPFIAEPSEFVAAHRMLMDEVAREQRLGHGLPSDLRVGTMLETPSLVFAPVSFFRSCDFVSIGGNDLKQFFFAADRENERVRRRYDTLSEPFLALLEEVIGRCEAADVPLSFCGEDAGRPVEALTFAALGIKRLSMRPASVGPVKHLIRRTDLRDLRVRINDARQKGQPVRRAVTEYLAQL; this is translated from the coding sequence ATGCCGCATCGCAAGGACAGTGATTCGCGCAAGCTGCTTCGGCGATTGCGCGACATTCTGGCGGCGCCGGGCGCAAGCCAGGACCGGCTGGATCAGATCACCCGGCACATCGCTGATTCGATGGGGGCCGAGGTCTGCTCGGTCTATCTGTTTCGCGATCCCGAGACGCTGGAACTCTGCGCCACGCAGGGTCTGCGGCCCGACGCGGTCCACAAGACACGGCTGCGGCTGGGCGAGGGGCTGGTCGGGCGCGTGGCGCGGTCGGGCCGGCCGGTGAACACCGCCAATGCCCCGGCCGAGCGCGGCTTCCGCTTCATGCCCGAAACCGGGGAAGAGGTGTTTTCGTCCTTCCTCGGCGTGCCGATCCAGCGGGTGGGCGAAAAGGTTGGCGTGCTGGTCGTGCAATCCCGCGAGGCGCGCCAGTTCACCGAAGACGATGTTTACGGACTGGAAGTCGTCGCGATGGTTCTGGCCGAGATGGCCGAACTGGGCGCGTTTCTGGGCAATGCCGATGACCGAATGCCGCTGGCGCATCGCTTTCCGGGCCTGTTCCGCGGCACCGGCGCGCAGGAAGGCGCGGCCGAGGGGCGCGTCTGGCTGCACGAATCGCGGGTGGTGATCTCGAATCCCGTCGGCGACGATCCGGAACGCGAACGCGCCCGGCTGAACGAAGGCGTGGCGCTGCTGCGCGAAAAGGTCGACCGGATGCTGTCCGACAGCGACGTCGATGCCGCCGGCGATCATGTCGAGGTGCTGGAGGCCTATCGGCTGTTCGCTCATTCGCGGTCCTGGCTGAAGCGGATGGAGGAGGATATCGACCTTGGCCTGTCCGCCGAGGCGGCGGTCGAAAAGGAACAGTCGCAGGCCCGCGCAAGGCTGGAAAAGGCCGCCGACCCCTATCTGCGCGACCGGCTGCACGATCTGGACGATCTGTCCAACCGACTGCTGCGCATCCTGACCGGGCAGGGCAAGGATACCGGCGCCGAGATGCCGGAAAACCCCATCCTCGTCGCCCGCAATATCGGCCCCGCCGACCTGCTGGATTACGGCCGCAAGCTGAAGGGCGTGGTCCTGGAAGAGGGCAGCGTCGGCAGCCATGCGACCATCGTGGCCCGCGCGCTGGCGATCCCGCTGGTCGTCCATGCCGCCCGCATCACCACCGAGGCGCTGAACGGCGACGCGATCCTGATCGACGGCGATGCCGGCATCGTCCATCTGCGCCCCGAGGAAAGCGTCGCCAACGCCTTCCGCGACAAGATCGCCATGCAGGCCGAGGCGCAGAAACGCTATGCCGGCCTGCGCGACCTGCCGGCGATCACCCGTTGCGGCACGCTGATGTCGCTGTCGATGAATGCCGGTCTGATGGCGGACCTGCCGAGCATGGAAAGCAGCGGGGCCGAGGGCGTGGGCCTGTTCCGGACCGAGCTGCAATTCCTGACCCGCCCCAACGTCCCGCGCCGGTCTGAACTCGCCGCGCTCTATACCGGGGTCATGGACGCGGCCAAGGGGCGGCCGGTGGTGTTCCGCACCCTCGATATCGGGTCGGACAAGGTGCTGCCCTATATGAAGCCGCAGGACGAGCCGAACCCCGCGATGGGCTGGCGCGCGATCCGCGTCGGGCTGGACAAGCGCGGCATCCTGCGGATGCAGTTGCAGGCGCTGATCCGCGCCGCCGTGGGGCGGCCGCTGCACATCATGTTCCCCTTCATCGCCGAGCCGTCGGAATTCGTCGCCGCGCACCGGATGCTGATGGACGAGGTCGCGCGCGAGCAGCGGTTGGGGCATGGCCTGCCCAGTGACCTGCGCGTCGGCACCATGCTGGAGACGCCCTCGCTGGTCTTTGCGCCGGTCAGCTTCTTCCGGTCCTGCGATTTCGTCTCGATCGGGGGCAACGATCTCAAGCAGTTCTTCTTTGCCGCCGACCGCGAGAACGAACGCGTCCGCCGCCGCTATGACACCCTCAGCGAGCCGTTCCTGGCGCTGCTGGAAGAGGTGATCGGGCGCTGCGAGGCGGCCGATGTGCCGCTGTCCTTCTGCGGCGAGGATGCCGGCCGCCCGGTCGAGGCGCTGACCTTTGCCGCCCTGGGCATCAAGCGGCTGTCGATGCGTCCGGCCTCGGTCGGGCCGGTCAAGCATCTGATCAGGCGCACGGATCTGCGCGATCTGCGGGTGCGGATCAATGATGCCCGGCAAAAGGGCCAGCCGGTGCGCCGCGCCGTCACCGAGTATCTGGCGCAGCTTTGA
- a CDS encoding 3-deoxy-D-manno-octulosonic acid transferase: MLIYRGASWLAGAALRPLASGDLAERLVLDRRDTGSQGKALIWLHGASVGELMSARPVIDALAAKAPLIITANTTTGRDLMRERGLPARLAPLDTPQALRRFLARFSPRVAVTLENELWPMRSAYLARAGVRQVMIGARMSERSARNWARLPGLIRPMLARIDGLSAQDEGSETRLMRLGLPESALLGRLQLKLLAAAQTRPGPAPETRARTILAASTHEGEDGPILDAFMAARRQTPGLRLILAPRHPVRAESVAAQMAARGLLPARRSEGADETAPVLLADSLGEMARWYSAAGICITGGSLVPKGGHTPWEPAAHACALLHGPHVSNFQQDYALLHAAGAAETLSADAGATLTRLAGDPDLAAAMGRNAQSLLRSRAGDAGPLIDTILRHAGL; this comes from the coding sequence ATGCTGATTTATCGCGGCGCGTCCTGGCTGGCAGGCGCGGCATTGCGGCCTCTGGCCTCTGGCGATCTGGCCGAAAGGCTGGTGCTGGACAGGCGCGACACCGGGTCGCAGGGCAAGGCCCTGATCTGGCTGCATGGCGCCAGCGTGGGCGAGCTGATGTCGGCCCGGCCGGTCATCGACGCGCTGGCGGCGAAAGCGCCGCTGATCATCACCGCGAACACCACCACCGGCCGGGACCTGATGCGCGAACGCGGCTTGCCCGCGCGGCTTGCGCCGCTGGACACGCCGCAGGCGCTGCGGCGGTTTCTGGCGCGGTTTTCGCCGCGCGTGGCGGTGACGCTGGAAAACGAGCTGTGGCCGATGCGCTCGGCTTATCTGGCGCGTGCCGGGGTTCGGCAGGTGATGATCGGGGCGCGCATGTCCGAGCGTTCGGCGCGGAACTGGGCGCGGCTGCCGGGGCTGATCCGGCCGATGCTGGCGCGGATCGACGGGCTTTCGGCGCAGGATGAGGGCAGCGAGACGCGGCTGATGCGCCTCGGCCTGCCCGAATCGGCGCTGCTGGGGCGGCTGCAGCTCAAGCTGCTGGCGGCGGCGCAGACCCGGCCCGGCCCGGCACCCGAGACGCGCGCGCGAACGATCCTTGCCGCCTCGACGCATGAAGGCGAGGACGGGCCGATCCTCGATGCCTTCATGGCCGCGCGGCGCCAGACGCCGGGGCTGCGGCTGATCCTGGCCCCGCGCCACCCGGTCCGGGCCGAATCGGTCGCGGCGCAGATGGCGGCGCGGGGGCTGCTGCCGGCGCGGCGGTCGGAAGGGGCGGACGAGACCGCGCCGGTGCTGCTGGCCGACAGCCTGGGCGAGATGGCGCGCTGGTATTCGGCCGCGGGTATCTGCATCACTGGCGGTTCACTGGTGCCCAAGGGCGGCCATACCCCGTGGGAGCCTGCCGCCCATGCCTGCGCGCTGCTGCACGGCCCCCATGTCAGCAATTTCCAGCAGGATTACGCCCTGCTTCACGCCGCCGGCGCGGCCGAGACGCTGTCTGCGGACGCCGGCGCGACGCTGACGCGGCTGGCAGGCGATCCCGATCTTGCCGCGGCGATGGGACGGAACGCGCAAAGCCTGCTGCGCAGCCGCGCGGGCGATGCCGGGCCGCTGATCGACACGATCCTGCGCCATGCGGGCCTGTGA
- a CDS encoding class I fructose-bisphosphate aldolase, with protein sequence MKATNTVKKILSHYEGDNPGVKGNLCRMLMTGKLGGTGKMIILPVDQGFEHGPARSFAPNPAGYDPHYHYRLAIDAGLNAYAAPLGMLEAGADTFAGQIPTILKMNSANSLMSDTAGKNQAVTASVTDALRLGASAIGFTIYPGSDMALDMFEEISDLRAQAASVGIPTVIWSYPRGEAITKDGETAIDIAAYAAQIAALLGAHIIKIKLSTDHLENKDAKTVYEAQNIDVSTQAKRVQHCMDAAFGGRRIVVFSGGAAKGADAVYDDARAIRDGGGNGSIIGRNSFQRSREDALAMLGKLVEIYRGRE encoded by the coding sequence ATGAAGGCCACGAATACCGTCAAGAAAATCCTGTCGCATTACGAAGGCGACAACCCCGGCGTCAAAGGCAATCTGTGCCGGATGCTGATGACCGGCAAGCTGGGCGGCACCGGCAAGATGATCATCCTGCCCGTCGATCAGGGCTTTGAACACGGCCCGGCCCGCAGCTTTGCGCCCAATCCCGCCGGCTATGACCCCCATTACCACTATCGGCTGGCCATCGACGCCGGGCTGAACGCCTATGCCGCGCCGCTGGGGATGCTGGAAGCGGGCGCCGACACCTTCGCCGGCCAGATCCCGACGATTCTCAAGATGAACTCGGCCAACAGCCTCATGTCGGACACGGCGGGCAAGAATCAGGCGGTGACGGCCTCGGTCACGGATGCGCTGCGGCTGGGGGCCTCGGCCATCGGCTTCACCATCTATCCGGGCTCGGACATGGCGCTCGACATGTTCGAAGAGATCAGCGACCTGCGCGCGCAGGCCGCCAGCGTCGGCATCCCGACCGTGATCTGGTCCTATCCGCGCGGCGAGGCGATCACCAAGGACGGCGAGACCGCCATCGATATCGCCGCCTATGCCGCCCAGATCGCGGCGCTGCTGGGGGCGCATATCATCAAGATCAAGCTGTCCACCGACCATCTGGAAAACAAGGACGCCAAGACGGTCTACGAGGCCCAGAACATCGACGTCTCGACCCAGGCCAAGCGCGTGCAGCACTGCATGGACGCGGCCTTTGGCGGGCGCCGGATCGTGGTCTTTTCGGGCGGGGCGGCCAAGGGCGCCGATGCCGTCTATGACGACGCCCGCGCGATCCGCGACGGCGGCGGCAACGGCTCGATCATCGGCCGCAACAGCTTCCAGCGATCGCGCGAGGATGCGCTGGCGATGCTGGGCAAGCTGGTCGAGATCTATCGCGGCCGCGAGTAA
- a CDS encoding anhydro-N-acetylmuramic acid kinase yields the protein MQDGMIRALGMMSGTSLDGVDAALIETDGERIAGLGASAYRAYDPAEAELLHDALGRWPGETGVAEAAELSVRAHAALAAEFPQAQVIGYHGQTLAHDPGGRGTHQAGSGAALARLTRRRVVWDFRTEDVRQGGQGAPLAPFFHWALADWARRNGALSEAPVVFLNLGGVGNLTWVDPEAKGPLDGCLAFDTGPANAPINDLMRARGLGGHDEGGRLAAAGNADPDIVAKFLRHPYFARRPPKSLDRDAFARLGHDVAALSDRDAAATLVAALAGSVAAGLAHLPAMPGRVLVCGGGRHNGAIMQALAQALPCAVDPVEAVGLDGDMLEAQAFGWLAVRVLRGLPTSGPRTTGAPGPVCGGRISTPLRAG from the coding sequence ATGCAGGACGGGATGATCCGGGCCTTGGGGATGATGTCGGGCACCTCGCTGGACGGGGTCGATGCGGCCCTGATCGAGACCGATGGCGAGCGCATTGCGGGCCTTGGCGCCAGCGCCTATCGCGCCTATGATCCGGCCGAGGCCGAGCTGCTGCACGACGCCTTGGGCCGCTGGCCCGGCGAGACGGGCGTGGCCGAGGCGGCGGAGCTGTCGGTGCGCGCCCATGCCGCGCTTGCCGCGGAATTTCCGCAGGCTCAGGTGATCGGCTATCACGGCCAGACGCTGGCCCATGATCCGGGCGGGCGCGGGACGCATCAGGCGGGCAGCGGCGCGGCGCTGGCGCGGCTGACGCGGCGGCGCGTGGTCTGGGATTTTCGGACCGAGGATGTGCGTCAGGGCGGGCAGGGCGCGCCGCTCGCGCCGTTCTTTCACTGGGCGCTGGCCGATTGGGCGCGGCGGAACGGCGCGCTGTCGGAGGCGCCGGTGGTGTTTCTGAACCTCGGCGGGGTCGGCAACCTGACCTGGGTCGATCCGGAGGCCAAGGGGCCGCTGGACGGCTGCCTTGCCTTTGACACCGGCCCGGCCAACGCGCCGATCAACGATCTGATGCGCGCGCGGGGTCTGGGCGGGCATGACGAGGGCGGCAGGCTGGCCGCCGCAGGCAACGCGGATCCGGACATCGTGGCGAAGTTTCTGCGCCACCCGTATTTCGCGCGCCGGCCGCCGAAATCGCTGGACCGCGACGCTTTCGCGCGGTTGGGCCATGACGTCGCCGCGCTGTCCGACCGTGACGCCGCGGCAACGCTGGTGGCGGCGCTGGCGGGATCGGTGGCGGCGGGCCTCGCGCATCTGCCTGCCATGCCCGGCCGCGTGCTGGTCTGCGGCGGTGGGCGACATAATGGGGCGATCATGCAGGCGCTGGCACAGGCGCTGCCCTGCGCCGTCGATCCGGTCGAGGCGGTGGGGCTGGACGGCGACATGCTCGAGGCGCAGGCCTTCGGCTGGCTGGCGGTGCGGGTGCTGCGTGGGCTGCCGACCTCGGGGCCACGGACGACCGGCGCGCCGGGGCCGGTCTGCGGCGGCCGGATCTCGACGCCCCTTCGCGCGGGCTGA
- a CDS encoding fumarylacetoacetate hydrolase family protein → MTETLFPSPAWPVLPVEGQTGSYPVHRIFCVGRNYAAHAAEMGAEVTRDQPMFFTKSALAFLPSGRHSAYPPGTSDYHFEVELCVMLGQPLFQADEATAAAAVYGYAVGLDMTRRDLQARAKDARQPWDMAKDVEESAVIAAVTPAAQFGGLDGKRIRLLQNGEVRQDSALSDMVWSVPELLSRLSGLYHLAPGDVLMTGTPAGVGPVAVGDRLVGEVDGLAPVSVTYTDPE, encoded by the coding sequence ATGACCGAAACCCTGTTCCCTTCGCCCGCCTGGCCGGTCCTGCCGGTCGAGGGCCAGACCGGCAGCTATCCCGTCCACCGCATCTTCTGCGTGGGGCGCAACTATGCCGCCCATGCCGCCGAGATGGGGGCCGAGGTGACGCGCGATCAGCCGATGTTCTTCACCAAATCCGCGCTCGCATTCCTGCCCTCGGGCCGGCACAGCGCCTATCCGCCCGGCACCAGCGATTATCATTTCGAGGTCGAGCTCTGCGTGATGCTGGGCCAGCCGCTGTTTCAGGCCGATGAGGCCACGGCGGCGGCGGCGGTCTATGGCTATGCCGTGGGTCTGGACATGACGCGCCGCGATCTGCAGGCCCGCGCCAAGGACGCGCGCCAGCCCTGGGACATGGCCAAGGATGTCGAGGAATCCGCCGTCATCGCCGCCGTGACCCCGGCCGCGCAGTTCGGCGGGCTGGACGGCAAGCGCATCCGGCTGTTGCAGAACGGTGAGGTGCGGCAGGACTCGGCGCTGTCCGACATGGTCTGGTCGGTGCCGGAACTGCTGTCGCGGCTGTCGGGGCTGTATCACCTGGCCCCCGGCGACGTGTTGATGACCGGCACGCCCGCAGGTGTCGGCCCGGTGGCCGTGGGCGACCGTCTGGTGGGCGAGGTCGATGGGCTGGCGCCGGTCAGCGTGACCTATACCGACCCGGAATAG
- a CDS encoding protein-L-isoaspartate O-methyltransferase family protein — protein sequence MVDFTQARTMMVDTQVRPNDVTKYPVLDAMLAVPREAFVPEGLQAVAYVGENLLLSEDRWLLEPRSFGKMLDVLNIQPDELVLNVGAGLGYDAAVVAQMAQAVVALESYPEMAARAEAALAAQGIDNVAVMTGELAQGCPEQAPFDVILIAGGVQVIPQPLVDQLNEGGRMGAIFMEGGLGIARIGYKIDGRMNWTHAFNAAAPVLAGFEEHVGFVF from the coding sequence ATGGTCGATTTCACGCAAGCGCGTACCATGATGGTGGATACGCAGGTCCGACCCAACGACGTGACCAAATATCCGGTGCTCGACGCGATGCTGGCGGTCCCGCGCGAGGCATTCGTGCCCGAGGGGCTGCAGGCAGTCGCCTATGTCGGTGAGAACCTGTTGCTGTCCGAGGATCGCTGGCTGCTGGAACCCCGCAGCTTCGGCAAGATGCTGGACGTGCTGAACATCCAGCCCGACGAGCTGGTGCTGAATGTGGGCGCCGGTCTCGGCTATGATGCGGCGGTGGTGGCGCAGATGGCGCAGGCGGTCGTGGCGCTGGAATCCTATCCCGAAATGGCCGCCCGGGCCGAGGCCGCGCTGGCCGCGCAGGGCATCGACAACGTGGCCGTCATGACCGGCGAACTGGCGCAGGGCTGCCCCGAACAGGCGCCCTTCGACGTCATCCTGATCGCCGGCGGCGTTCAGGTCATCCCGCAACCGCTGGTCGATCAGTTGAACGAGGGCGGCCGGATGGGCGCGATCTTCATGGAAGGCGGGCTCGGCATTGCCCGCATCGGCTACAAGATCGACGGCCGGATGAACTGGACCCACGCCTTCAACGCGGCAGCGCCGGTGCTGGCGGGATTTGAAGAACACGTCGGATTCGTTTTTTGA
- a CDS encoding aspartate kinase, producing MPLLVMKFGGTSVADLDRIRNAAGKVRREVERGYDVIVIVSAMSGKTNELVGWVEATSPLFDAREYDAVVSSGENVTAGLMALTLQEMGIPARSWQGWQVPIHTTSVHSAARFVEIPRTNLDQKFSEGFRVAVVAGFQGIAPDGRITTLGRGGSDTTAVAFAATFGAERCDIYTDVDGVYTTDPRITSKARKLDRIAFEEMLELSSLGAKVLQTRSVELAMRYKVRLRVLSSFGDTDETSGTLVCDEDEIMESKVVSGVAFSRDEAKLTLITVEDRPGISAAIFAPLADGGVNVDMIVQNISEKDYEHHLGSVTDMTFSCPINQVERAKKAMEDARKAGQINYEELVVDTDVAKVSVVGIGMRSHAGVAARMFRALADENINIKVISTSEIKISVLIDRKYLELAVQALHDAFDLGEPA from the coding sequence ATGCCCCTGCTGGTGATGAAATTCGGCGGCACCTCGGTGGCCGATCTCGACCGCATCCGCAACGCCGCCGGCAAGGTCCGGCGCGAGGTGGAGCGCGGCTATGACGTGATCGTCATCGTCAGCGCCATGTCCGGCAAGACCAACGAACTGGTCGGCTGGGTCGAAGCGACCTCGCCCCTGTTCGACGCGCGCGAATATGACGCGGTGGTCAGCAGCGGCGAGAATGTGACCGCCGGGCTGATGGCGCTGACCCTGCAGGAAATGGGCATCCCGGCGCGGTCCTGGCAGGGCTGGCAGGTGCCGATTCACACCACCTCGGTCCACTCCGCCGCGCGTTTCGTCGAGATCCCGCGCACCAATCTGGACCAGAAATTCAGCGAAGGCTTTCGCGTCGCCGTGGTCGCGGGCTTTCAGGGCATCGCGCCGGACGGACGCATCACCACGCTGGGCCGGGGCGGGTCGGACACCACCGCCGTGGCCTTTGCCGCGACCTTCGGCGCCGAGCGTTGCGATATCTATACCGACGTCGACGGCGTCTACACGACCGATCCGCGCATCACCTCGAAGGCGCGCAAGCTGGACCGGATCGCCTTTGAGGAGATGCTTGAACTGTCGAGTCTGGGCGCCAAGGTGCTGCAGACCCGTTCGGTCGAGCTGGCAATGCGTTACAAGGTCCGGCTGCGGGTGCTGTCGTCCTTCGGGGACACCGACGAGACCTCTGGCACTCTGGTCTGCGATGAGGATGAAATCATGGAATCAAAAGTCGTTTCTGGCGTTGCCTTCTCGCGTGACGAGGCCAAGCTGACCCTGATCACGGTCGAGGACCGGCCCGGCATCTCGGCGGCGATCTTTGCGCCCTTGGCCGATGGCGGGGTGAATGTCGACATGATCGTGCAGAACATCTCGGAAAAGGATTACGAGCATCACCTCGGCTCGGTCACCGACATGACCTTTTCCTGCCCGATCAATCAGGTCGAGCGGGCGAAAAAGGCGATGGAGGATGCGCGCAAGGCCGGCCAGATCAATTACGAGGAACTGGTCGTCGACACCGACGTGGCCAAGGTCAGCGTCGTCGGCATCGGGATGCGGTCCCATGCCGGGGTCGCGGCGCGCATGTTCCGGGCGCTGGCGGATGAGAACATCAACATCAAGGTGATCTCGACATCCGAGATCAAGATCTCGGTGCTGATCGACCGCAAATATCTGGAGCTTGCCGTCCAGGCGCTTCATGATGCCTTTGATCTGGGCGAGCCGGCATAG
- a CDS encoding DUF1178 family protein yields the protein MIHYDLNCAEGHRFDGWFPSAAGFEAQRDAGLIACSICGTTQIDRALMAPNVSVARSDKGSVADTPLSPDQPSPLERLRKEIEANSDYVGLRFVDEARAMHEGRSEARAIHGEAKPAEAAALLQEGVPIAPLPFIPKRRQN from the coding sequence GTGATTCACTATGACCTCAACTGCGCCGAAGGGCATCGCTTCGACGGCTGGTTCCCCTCTGCCGCCGGGTTCGAGGCGCAGCGCGATGCCGGGCTGATCGCCTGCAGCATCTGCGGGACGACGCAGATCGACCGGGCGCTGATGGCACCGAATGTCAGCGTGGCGCGCAGCGACAAGGGCAGCGTGGCCGACACCCCGCTGAGCCCGGATCAACCGTCGCCGCTGGAACGTCTGCGCAAGGAAATCGAGGCCAATTCCGATTATGTCGGTCTGCGCTTTGTCGATGAGGCCCGCGCCATGCATGAGGGCCGCAGCGAGGCCCGCGCCATCCACGGCGAGGCCAAGCCCGCCGAGGCCGCCGCCCTGCTGCAAGAGGGCGTGCCCATCGCGCCCCTGCCCTTTATCCCCAAACGCCGCCAGAACTAG
- a CDS encoding TolC family outer membrane protein codes for MSFVTVSLGRVMRRSALALLLGSISLPALAETLGDTLVAAYRNSHLLEQERAVLRARDEDVASAMAALRPVLDWALNHNFNQFKGSGLTNTTNTTTTSLTASMTLYDFGRSQAAIDAAKETVLAARYALLGVEQDVLLTAVQAFMEVREAAEQVELQGNSTRVLSQELQAAQDRFDVGEITVTDVAQASAQLAASRAALTAAEGNLQVAYENYAAATGARPKGLSAPPPLPSRPATLAAAQAAAQKSHPAILQASRLVAAAELGVAAAAAQRNPVLTGSVVGEADKDGGTRAAMGVQIKKTLYAGGRLSAVHRKAMADRDQSRSVLLNISRQVNQAVGIAWANIDVARAQIGAIDQQISAAQQAYNGVREEATLGARTTLDVLDAEQSLLEARANKITAEANLQLAHYQLLAAMGLLTVKDLKLGIPTYDPSAYYNAVRDAPYTSRQGESLDRVMRALGKGN; via the coding sequence ATGAGTTTCGTGACGGTAAGCCTGGGCCGCGTGATGCGGCGATCCGCGCTGGCACTGCTTCTGGGTAGCATCAGCCTGCCCGCTCTGGCCGAAACACTGGGCGACACGCTGGTCGCGGCCTATCGCAACTCGCACCTGCTCGAGCAGGAGCGCGCGGTGCTGCGGGCCCGGGACGAGGATGTGGCAAGCGCCATGGCGGCGCTGCGCCCGGTGCTGGATTGGGCACTGAACCACAACTTCAACCAATTCAAGGGTTCGGGTCTGACCAACACCACCAACACGACCACGACCTCGCTGACGGCGTCGATGACGCTGTATGATTTCGGCCGCTCGCAGGCCGCCATCGACGCCGCGAAAGAGACGGTTCTGGCCGCCCGCTACGCGCTTCTGGGGGTAGAGCAGGACGTGCTGCTGACCGCCGTGCAGGCCTTCATGGAGGTGAGGGAGGCCGCGGAACAGGTTGAACTGCAAGGTAATTCGACCCGCGTCCTCAGCCAGGAACTGCAGGCGGCGCAGGATCGCTTTGACGTCGGCGAGATCACCGTGACCGATGTCGCGCAGGCCAGCGCCCAGCTTGCCGCCTCGCGCGCCGCATTGACCGCGGCCGAGGGCAACCTGCAGGTCGCTTATGAAAACTATGCCGCCGCGACCGGCGCCCGGCCCAAGGGTCTCAGCGCGCCGCCGCCCTTGCCGTCGCGACCGGCAACGCTGGCGGCCGCCCAGGCCGCCGCGCAGAAATCGCATCCGGCGATTCTGCAGGCCAGCCGTCTGGTCGCCGCGGCCGAGCTTGGCGTCGCCGCCGCCGCCGCGCAGCGCAACCCGGTGCTGACCGGCTCTGTCGTGGGCGAGGCCGACAAGGATGGCGGCACCCGCGCCGCGATGGGCGTGCAGATCAAGAAGACCCTCTATGCCGGCGGCCGGCTGTCGGCGGTGCATCGCAAGGCGATGGCGGACCGCGACCAGTCGCGTTCGGTGCTGCTGAACATTTCGCGCCAGGTGAATCAGGCGGTGGGAATCGCATGGGCGAATATTGACGTGGCGCGGGCGCAGATCGGGGCCATCGACCAGCAGATCTCGGCCGCGCAGCAGGCCTATAACGGCGTCCGCGAAGAGGCGACGCTGGGCGCGCGGACCACGCTGGACGTGCTGGATGCCGAGCAGTCGCTGCTGGAGGCGCGGGCCAACAAGATTACTGCAGAGGCCAATCTGCAGTTAGCACATTATCAACTATTGGCTGCTATGGGTTTGTTGACGGTAAAGGACCTGAAACTGGGGATACCCACATATGACCCATCAGCTTACTACAATGCGGTGCGCGACGCGCCCTACACCAGCCGGCAGGGCGAAAGCCTCGACCGCGTCATGCGGGCGCTCGGCAAGGGCAACTGA